The genomic segment GCTAAAGTATGCAATGAATTATCAAGTATTCTGAATTTACCTAATAGAGGAGTAAAAACAAGAAACTTAATTGTTCTTAATAAAACTATTATGCCTGCAATTTTAGTTGAGTGCTTATTTGCTGATAGTGATGATGCAGACAAATATAATCCAGATATTATTGCAAGAGCTATTGGTAATGGATTAGCTGGAGTTGAGGATTCCAGTTGTTATGAATGAAAATATGGATGGAATAGGAATGATGTTGAGACAGTGGTTCTGCTATATAAAAGGCAGTGGCATTGAAAATACTAGATTTGATATAATTTCAAATATGTTCCCTTACACAGCAAAGAGTATAAATGGCTGTGTAGGGGAATATTCTTTTATTAATTGAATTAATGGGATATAATAATATCATGTTAAGAAAATTGTAAAAGAATAGTAATAAAATCAAGTAATAGGAATGCTGACAGGAGGATATACAATGGCTGATACAAAAAAAGAACAGGAACGTACAGAATTACATCGTACAATATGGAGTATTGCAAATGACCTACGAGGAAGTGTAGATGGATGGGACTTTAAACAATATGTACTTGGTATGCTATTTTATCGATATATATCAGAAAATATTACTAATTACATTAATAAAGGTGAACATGAGGCTGGAAATTTAGAATTTGATTATGCAAAACTAGAGGATAGCGATGCAGAGCAGGCAAGAAAAGATTTAGTTGAAACAAAAGGATTTTTTATTCTTCCAAGTGAACTATTTGAAAATGTGCAAAAGGTTGCTGATAAAGATGAAAATCTAAATGAAACCTTAGAAAAAATCTTTAAAAATATTGAGACTTCAGCACAAGGTAGTGAAAGCGAATCGGATTTTAAAGGCTTGTTTGATGATATTGATGTTAATAGTAATAAATTAGGCGGCACAGTTGCAAAGAGAAACGAGAAACTTGTAAAACTGATGAATGGTGTCAGCGAGATGAAATTGGGAGATTACAAGGATAATACCATTGATGCGTTTGGAGATGCTTATGAGTTTTTGATGGGTATGTATGCTTCCAATGCAGGAAAAAGCGGAGGCGAGTATTATACACCTCAAGAGGTTTCTGAGCTTTTAACACGTATCACTATTGTAGGCAAAACTGAGGTTAACAAGGTTTATGATCCAGCTGTAGGGAGTGGATCGCTTCTTTTAAAGTTTGCAAAAATTCTAGGTAAAGATAATGTACGTCAAGGATTCTTTGGGCAGGAAATCAATATAACAACATATAACCTTTGTCGTATAAATATGTTTTTGCATGATATTGATTATAATAAATTTGACATTGCTCACGGTGACACACTTACTGAAACTCAACAACATAGTGATAATGAACCTTTTGAAGCAATAGTATCAAATCCACCTTATTCTATTAAGTGGGAGGGGGATGCTAATCCACTCTTAATTAATGATCCGCGTTTTTCTCCTGCTGGAGTTCTTGCACCAAAGTCAAAGGCTGATTTAGCATTTATTATGCATTCCCTTTCTTGGCTTGCAACTAATGGAACTGCTGCAATTGTATGTTTCCCAGGAGTTATGTATCGTGGGGGTGCTGAGCAGAAAATTCGTAAATACTTGATTGATAATAATTATATCGATTGTATTATACAGCTTCCAGGTAATCTTTTTTACGGAACAAGTATAGCTACATGTATTATGGTGTTAAAGAAATCAAAGACAGAGAACAGCACATTATTCATTGACGCGTCAAAAGAATGTGTTAAGGTAACGAATAACAATAAGCTTACAGATGATAATATTAAAAATATTATAGATGCCTATACCGATCGAGTAGATATAGAATATTTTACAAAGGTTGTCCCTAATGCTGATATTGAGAAACAAAGTTATAATCTTTCGGTTAGTACATATGTTGAGCAAGAGGATACAAGAGAAGTTATTGATATTAAAGTCCTCAATGAAGAAATCAAAGAAATTGTTGCCAAAGAGCAGGTTTTGCGTTATGAAATTGATAAGATTATCGCAGAAATTGAGGTGGATGAATGAGTAAATTGGAAAAACTGATTAAGGAACTTTGCCCTGATGGAGTGGAGTATAAGGCATTTTGCGAGTTTGGCACGATGATTCGTGGTAATGGGTTGCAGAAAAAAGATTTTACAGAAGAAGGGATTGGATGTATTCACTATGGTCAAATTTATACCTATTATGGGACATTTACATCCGAAACAAAAACATTCGTTTCAGAAGAACTTGCTAATAAATTAAAAAAGGTAAATACAGGTGACTTAATAATTGCTATAACAAGTGAAAATATTGAAGATGTATGTAAATGTGTTGCCTGGCTTGGTGAAAATGAAATAGTAACTGGCGGACACGCTGCTATTTTTAAACATAATCAAGATCCAAAATATCTTTCATATTGTTTTCAAACAGCAGATTTTTTTTCTCAAAAGCGAAAAATTGCAAATGGAACAAAAGTAATTGAAGTTTCACCTCAAAAATTAGAACAGATTTGTATACCACTTCCACCATTACCAGTACAGCGTGAAATTGTTCGTATACTGGATAATTTTAAGGAGCTTACAGCTGAGCTTACCGTAAAACTTACAGCAGAGCTTACAGCTAGAAAACAACAGTATGAGTATTATAGAGGTAAGCTCTTGACCTTTGGTGATGAGGTTGAGTGGAAGATGTTGGGAGATATTGGTAAAGTATCAATGTGTAAACGAATTTTCAAGGAACAAACTCAATCAAATGGTGAAATTCCTTTCTATAAAATTGGTACATTTGGTAAAGAACCAGATGCTTATATTTCACAAGAATTATTTGAGGAATATAAACAGAAATACTCATACCCTAAAAAAGGTGAAATTCTAATTTCGGCTTCTGGTACAATTGGGAGGACAGTGATTTTTGATGGGGCACCATCTTATTTTCAAGATTCCAATATAGTTTGGATTGCAAATGATGAAAAACACGTATTAAATAAATTTTTATTTCATATTTATAAAATTATTAAATGGGCAGTTTCAGAAGGTGGGACAATTTCAAGGTTATATAATGACAACATAAAAAAAACAATAATTCCTGTCCCATCTATTGAAGAACAACAGCGCATTGTTGCAATTCTTGATAGATTTGACTCGATATGTACTGATATTACACAAGATTTACCTGCTGAAATTGAAGCACGTAAAAAACAATATGAATACTATCGTGATAAATTATTAACTTTTAAGGAGATTGAAAAATGAGTAGCTTTAACATAATAGCTGAAACAAATGAAGCTACGGTTGTAGCAAAGTATACTCCAGAAGAAAGAAAAAGTACTGATTATCAAAGCGAAGCTGAGCTTGAAAAAGATTTTATTTACAGCTTAACACAGCAAGGTTATGAATATATAAATATTAAAAATGAAAAGGACTTGATTTCAAATCTTCGCAAACAATTGGAAAAACTAAATCAGTTCACCTTTTCTGATAAAGAGTGGAATCAGTTTTATTCTAAAATTATATCTAATGGTAATGAGAGTATTTTAGAGAAAACACGTAAAATTCAAGATGATAATATGCAAATTCTAATTCGTGACAATGGATCAACCAAAAATATAAAGCTAATTGATAAAAAGAATATTCATAATAACTTTTTGCAGGTTTTAAACCAGTATGAGGAAAATGGAGGAAGCCATGAAACAAGGTATGATGTAACTATTTTAGTGAATGGTTTTCCGCTGGTGCATGTTGAACTAAAACGCAGAGGGGTGGCAATTAGGGAAGCGTTTAATCAAATAAAACGCTATCAAAGGGATAGTTTTTGGGCTGGCTCTGGGTTATATGAATATATTCAAATATTTGTGATATCAAATGGAACACATACAAAATATTATTCTAATACTACAAGGAATCAACACATAAATGATTCAAAAGAGAAAGAATCCTATAAAAAGAAAAAGACCAGCAATAGTTTTGAGTTTACAAGCTATTGGGCAGATGCATACAACAAAACTATTC from the Clostridium beijerinckii genome contains:
- a CDS encoding type I restriction-modification system subunit M, whose protein sequence is MADTKKEQERTELHRTIWSIANDLRGSVDGWDFKQYVLGMLFYRYISENITNYINKGEHEAGNLEFDYAKLEDSDAEQARKDLVETKGFFILPSELFENVQKVADKDENLNETLEKIFKNIETSAQGSESESDFKGLFDDIDVNSNKLGGTVAKRNEKLVKLMNGVSEMKLGDYKDNTIDAFGDAYEFLMGMYASNAGKSGGEYYTPQEVSELLTRITIVGKTEVNKVYDPAVGSGSLLLKFAKILGKDNVRQGFFGQEINITTYNLCRINMFLHDIDYNKFDIAHGDTLTETQQHSDNEPFEAIVSNPPYSIKWEGDANPLLINDPRFSPAGVLAPKSKADLAFIMHSLSWLATNGTAAIVCFPGVMYRGGAEQKIRKYLIDNNYIDCIIQLPGNLFYGTSIATCIMVLKKSKTENSTLFIDASKECVKVTNNNKLTDDNIKNIIDAYTDRVDIEYFTKVVPNADIEKQSYNLSVSTYVEQEDTREVIDIKVLNEEIKEIVAKEQVLRYEIDKIIAEIEVDE
- a CDS encoding restriction endonuclease subunit S — its product is MSKLEKLIKELCPDGVEYKAFCEFGTMIRGNGLQKKDFTEEGIGCIHYGQIYTYYGTFTSETKTFVSEELANKLKKVNTGDLIIAITSENIEDVCKCVAWLGENEIVTGGHAAIFKHNQDPKYLSYCFQTADFFSQKRKIANGTKVIEVSPQKLEQICIPLPPLPVQREIVRILDNFKELTAELTVKLTAELTARKQQYEYYRGKLLTFGDEVEWKMLGDIGKVSMCKRIFKEQTQSNGEIPFYKIGTFGKEPDAYISQELFEEYKQKYSYPKKGEILISASGTIGRTVIFDGAPSYFQDSNIVWIANDEKHVLNKFLFHIYKIIKWAVSEGGTISRLYNDNIKKTIIPVPSIEEQQRIVAILDRFDSICTDITQDLPAEIEARKKQYEYYRDKLLTFKEIEK